The proteins below come from a single Bryobacter aggregatus MPL3 genomic window:
- the rplJ gene encoding 50S ribosomal protein L10: MKNKVDKQKDFEAIKKALEESQNVFVSGFDKLTVAQDYELRKTVRAAGGRYRVLKNTLAEKASEGLPVAGAVTGLKGMNSIAYTSGDPVALAKALVGYAKANPTFTFKAGFVEGRVVEVQSINDLANMPSKEQIYAQLLYVINAPAQKLVTAINGVGRNLAVVVDQGVKENKFNQ, encoded by the coding sequence ATGAAGAATAAAGTCGACAAGCAAAAAGATTTCGAAGCAATTAAAAAAGCTCTCGAAGAGTCGCAGAACGTCTTCGTCTCGGGCTTCGATAAGCTGACGGTCGCTCAGGACTATGAGCTCCGCAAGACGGTTCGCGCCGCTGGTGGACGTTATCGGGTTTTGAAGAATACGCTGGCTGAAAAGGCAAGCGAAGGTCTTCCGGTTGCCGGGGCGGTGACTGGGCTCAAAGGTATGAACTCGATTGCTTACACAAGTGGCGACCCGGTCGCTCTTGCCAAAGCTCTCGTTGGTTATGCAAAGGCGAATCCGACCTTCACATTCAAGGCCGGTTTCGTTGAAGGGCGAGTCGTTGAAGTGCAATCCATCAACGATCTTGCCAACATGCCCTCGAAGGAACAGATCTACGCGCAGTTGCTGTATGTCATCAACGCGCCGGCACAGAAGTTGGTCACCGCTATCAATGGCGTTGGACGCAACCTGGCCGTGGTCGTCGATCAGGGCGTCAAAGAAAACAAGTTCAATCAGTAA
- the rplA gene encoding 50S ribosomal protein L1: protein MAHKQGKKYLAAAKQVEARTYSVTEAVGLAQKIKFTKFNETVEIHMRLGVDPKHADQMVRGTVVLPNGLGKSKKVLVIASGEKVREAEAAGADFFGGEEIIEKIIKENWLDYDAVVATPDMMRSMARLGKVLGPRGLMPNPKTGTVTTDVATAVNEVKAGKVEFRVDKTGVVHAPVGKIQFETGKLIENAESLISAVLRAKPSAAKGKYVRSATLCSTMGPGITLDISDVTSKLSVAV from the coding sequence ATGGCTCATAAACAGGGAAAAAAATACTTGGCTGCTGCCAAGCAGGTGGAAGCACGGACCTATTCCGTGACCGAAGCCGTTGGTCTAGCCCAAAAGATCAAATTCACTAAGTTCAACGAAACCGTTGAAATACACATGCGCCTTGGCGTCGACCCCAAGCATGCGGACCAAATGGTCCGTGGCACGGTCGTACTTCCCAATGGACTCGGCAAATCTAAAAAGGTTCTCGTGATCGCTAGCGGAGAAAAGGTGCGTGAGGCTGAAGCAGCCGGCGCCGACTTCTTCGGTGGCGAAGAGATCATCGAAAAGATCATCAAAGAGAACTGGCTCGACTACGATGCGGTTGTTGCGACCCCCGACATGATGCGCTCTATGGCGCGTCTTGGCAAGGTGCTCGGCCCGCGTGGTCTTATGCCGAACCCGAAAACGGGAACGGTCACCACTGACGTCGCAACCGCTGTGAATGAAGTGAAGGCAGGTAAAGTGGAGTTCCGTGTCGACAAGACCGGTGTTGTCCACGCTCCGGTCGGCAAAATCCAGTTTGAAACTGGCAAGCTGATCGAGAATGCCGAAAGCCTCATTTCAGCTGTGCTGCGCGCCAAACCCTCCGCTGCGAAAGGTAAGTACGTTCGAAGTGCGACGTTGTGCTCGACCATGGGTCCTGGCATCACGCTCGATATTTCCGACGTCACTTCTAAACTTTCGGTAGCGGTTTAA
- the rplL gene encoding 50S ribosomal protein L7/L12, translating to MADINAISEQIQGLTLLEASQLVKLLEEKLGVSAAAAAVAVAAPAAGAAAPAAEEKTEFTVVLTGAGANKINVIKVVREITALGLKEAKDLVDGAPKTVKEGVTKDEAEAMKKKFVDAGASVEVK from the coding sequence ATGGCTGACATCAACGCAATCTCGGAACAAATCCAGGGCCTCACCCTTCTCGAGGCTTCCCAACTCGTAAAGCTGCTCGAAGAAAAGCTCGGCGTATCGGCTGCTGCCGCCGCCGTTGCTGTGGCCGCACCTGCCGCTGGCGCGGCTGCCCCTGCTGCTGAGGAGAAGACGGAATTCACCGTGGTTCTCACCGGCGCAGGCGCCAACAAGATCAACGTCATCAAGGTTGTTCGCGAAATCACCGCGCTCGGCCTGAAGGAAGCCAAAGACCTCGTCGATGGCGCCCCGAAGACTGTCAAGGAAGGCGTGACCAAGGACGAAGCAGAAGCGATGAAGAAGAAGTTCGTCGACGCTGGCGCTTCGGTCGAAGTCAAGTAG
- a CDS encoding alpha/beta hydrolase-fold protein yields the protein MKKPFWLCLLLASSWAQQPPPAHVDPTPEQSALIAAKVQQLDGLVAKLKGDPDLITDVAVYQKTGHQMREFPEEYFVAEDVPKAIAVLDQGIERANALLAGNAPWMKSPGRRIHGYRSSLDGSIQPYGLRIPASYDGTKPVKLYVWLHGRDAKNAEWNFIDRELRVGNAPPSPPDEGQIQLDLYGRWNGIAWHWAGEVDVFEAMADVQRRYKIDPKRIVLRGFSMGGCGAWHIALHHPGRFAAAEIGAGTWPYRSQMPGFPDYQRLPLNIYENILEWSLNAYNFPLAGHDGENETGVSSIPPYAPPGTKTRGQLESSIRVREQLGREGYESVGDPYDLAAKGTEAVFYISKDTGHGTSKEVRGKLDEFLKKYGDRGVVSPDHLRFVSWTTRYNRSHWVTFDWLDKHYEKAEIDAVRSNNGTHYEMKTKNLARLTLREMDKAKELQIDGQNVRLKPGSEISLEKLEGKWRVAGKAQGLHKQHALQGPIDDAFLDAFLLVRPTGTPWNQEVHEQSLRILTRFDRVYAKHLRAHPRIKEDRDVTEADFAKYNVVLFGDPGSNRWIAKLQGKLPVEWSKETVKMSGQSYSAKDHLPALIYPSPLHPSHYIVLNSGMTSEEKELRGEYAMPRLGDWAVLKVKAGDETPDIATAGLFNERWK from the coding sequence ATGAAGAAACCTTTTTGGTTGTGCCTGCTGCTGGCCTCGTCCTGGGCGCAGCAGCCGCCACCAGCTCATGTCGATCCGACTCCGGAACAATCGGCCCTCATCGCAGCGAAAGTACAACAGCTCGACGGTCTTGTCGCGAAATTGAAGGGCGATCCCGATCTGATCACCGATGTTGCGGTCTATCAAAAGACCGGGCACCAGATGCGCGAATTTCCGGAAGAGTATTTTGTTGCGGAAGATGTGCCGAAGGCGATTGCGGTTCTCGATCAGGGGATCGAGCGGGCCAATGCGTTACTGGCAGGCAATGCGCCGTGGATGAAGAGTCCGGGGCGGCGGATCCATGGCTATCGCTCCTCGCTTGACGGCTCCATCCAACCTTATGGCCTGCGGATTCCGGCCTCTTATGACGGAACGAAGCCAGTGAAGCTCTATGTGTGGCTGCACGGTCGCGATGCCAAGAACGCCGAGTGGAACTTTATTGATCGTGAGCTGCGGGTGGGCAACGCGCCGCCGAGTCCGCCTGACGAAGGACAGATCCAACTCGATCTCTATGGGCGATGGAATGGGATTGCCTGGCACTGGGCTGGTGAAGTGGATGTCTTTGAAGCGATGGCTGATGTGCAGCGCCGCTACAAGATCGACCCCAAGCGGATTGTCCTGCGCGGCTTTTCGATGGGAGGTTGCGGCGCCTGGCACATTGCGCTGCATCATCCGGGACGCTTTGCCGCCGCTGAAATCGGTGCTGGCACTTGGCCCTATCGCTCGCAGATGCCTGGCTTTCCGGATTACCAGCGTCTGCCGCTCAACATCTACGAGAATATTCTCGAATGGTCTCTGAACGCCTATAATTTTCCGCTTGCCGGCCATGATGGAGAGAATGAAACAGGCGTCAGTTCCATTCCCCCTTATGCGCCTCCCGGTACGAAAACCCGTGGTCAGTTGGAGAGTTCGATCCGGGTGCGGGAGCAATTGGGCCGCGAAGGCTATGAGAGTGTGGGAGACCCTTATGATCTGGCGGCAAAGGGCACCGAAGCGGTTTTCTACATCTCCAAGGACACGGGACACGGCACGAGCAAAGAAGTGCGTGGCAAGCTGGATGAGTTCCTCAAGAAGTACGGTGACCGTGGCGTGGTGTCCCCGGACCACCTGCGATTTGTGAGTTGGACCACCCGCTACAACCGCTCGCATTGGGTGACATTTGATTGGCTCGACAAGCACTACGAAAAGGCCGAGATCGACGCTGTTCGCTCCAACAACGGCACGCATTATGAGATGAAGACGAAGAATCTCGCACGCCTCACTTTGCGTGAGATGGACAAGGCGAAGGAGCTTCAGATCGATGGCCAGAATGTGAGGCTCAAGCCCGGCTCGGAAATCAGTCTGGAGAAACTCGAGGGCAAGTGGCGTGTGGCTGGCAAAGCGCAAGGACTGCATAAGCAGCATGCTCTCCAGGGGCCGATCGACGATGCCTTCCTGGATGCGTTCCTGCTGGTGCGTCCGACGGGCACGCCCTGGAATCAAGAAGTCCACGAGCAGTCGCTCCGGATTCTGACGCGCTTTGACCGTGTTTATGCCAAACACTTGCGGGCGCATCCGCGGATCAAGGAGGACCGTGACGTGACTGAGGCCGATTTTGCGAAGTACAACGTTGTTCTGTTCGGAGACCCTGGCAGCAATCGCTGGATCGCAAAGCTGCAGGGCAAGTTGCCGGTGGAATGGAGCAAGGAGACAGTGAAGATGTCCGGCCAGAGCTATTCTGCGAAGGATCATCTTCCAGCCTTGATCTACCCGAGCCCGCTGCATCCCAGCCACTACATCGTCCTGAACTCGGGGATGACCTCGGAGGAGAAGGAACTGCGTGGCGAGTATGCCATGCCGCGATTGGGCGACTGGGCTGTGCTGAAGGTGAAGGCTGGGGACGAGACGCCAGACATTGCGACGGCCGGCTTGTTCAACGAGCGCTGGAAATAG
- a CDS encoding sigma-70 family RNA polymerase sigma factor: MPDLPQPPMIAADHGEITQLLQDWREGRPDAVDALVPFIYRELHQLANSYLRREKSSHTLQPTALVNEVYLRLAGGSVPAWESRKHFYGVAARLMRQVLVDHARKHLAGKRGDGAVVLSLDEALVYSKQNAAEFTALDEALERLAEFDERKARAIELRYFIGLTVEEMAQVLEVSPVTVQRDLRFATAWLSEQLGGR; the protein is encoded by the coding sequence ATGCCAGACTTACCTCAGCCCCCGATGATCGCAGCGGACCATGGAGAGATCACACAGTTGCTCCAAGACTGGCGGGAGGGCCGTCCCGATGCAGTCGATGCATTAGTCCCTTTCATCTACCGCGAGTTGCACCAGTTGGCCAACAGCTATTTGCGGCGAGAGAAGTCGAGCCACACGCTGCAACCGACGGCGCTGGTGAACGAGGTCTATCTTCGTCTCGCGGGAGGCAGCGTCCCTGCCTGGGAGAGCCGGAAGCACTTCTATGGAGTCGCGGCCCGGCTGATGCGGCAAGTGCTGGTCGATCACGCACGCAAGCATCTGGCGGGCAAACGCGGCGACGGGGCGGTTGTGCTTTCGCTCGATGAAGCACTGGTCTATTCAAAGCAGAACGCTGCGGAGTTCACCGCCTTGGACGAAGCCCTGGAGCGCTTGGCGGAATTCGATGAGCGCAAGGCGCGAGCGATTGAACTCCGCTATTTCATTGGGCTAACGGTGGAGGAGATGGCGCAAGTCTTAGAGGTCTCTCCGGTGACCGTGCAGCGCGATCTTCGCTTTGCCACCGCCTGGTTGTCCGAACAGTTGGGAGGGCGATGA
- a CDS encoding serine/threonine-protein kinase — MNKTHWPRVEELFHELADAPEPERAARLAGELEEVRAAVLRLLATEGGDAVITTTVKKAARMVTLPEKRIGAYEILHEIGHGGMGAVYLGRRADSTYEKQVAIKFVRSGMDSPLLRQRFEAERRILARLEHPYIARLLDAGTAANGQPYFVMEYVEGKPVGQWAAEQHVSLRARVELFVKVCEAVLYAHQNLVVHRDLKPTNILVTQEGIPKLLDFGIAKLLEEEGGAQATVLRILTPDYASPEQARGDAVSVASDVYSLGAVLYELLAGEPPFQLAGLSPAESERQVCYSDAPKPSLKAPSLAGDLDTVILKTLRKDPAERYEGVGELRADLLRYLEGKPVTARQYTIRQRAMKWVRRHRTVTVASAAMVLSIVVGSGMALWSAHDAQEARKLAERERQRAELKSEEAEWKAAEALEQRRIANDLRDMAEQRFEEQRKLVGDSLRNFYDTVERLPGSTQARLQLLTLAAGAVEKLAKEEPDDARLQIDLAAYYQRLGEVLGAASRASMGDRRAAMAEYQKALSLLNKLKAKTPEDLAVWKALSAIHERIATLEAYISAEPKASVETSKLAVKEAEYVLRTAPADPAGNLLLVSALVNPHAALYRRDPRLVDVVGFSRAEKILLQRLQQTPEDLDAKSRLSMVQSIQGNILVQQLNLPAALERLTKVKKMREEIVRAAPNDSEVKRSLMMTNSHIADVYVRMNRINDPGSYAANEAMAQLGAELAQEDPDNVTAQYDYAMSLTRVASFHRRMKDYPKALAGTEKSLAILETLKKGESKNRVFVAQYFGALNNFADTLRDSGRTSDALKAYRRQAQEWEALPPTNEDLLTGTQRIRSYQRYADALANVGDRQALDYASRVIEEARDLEIKNQKDDFTYIRILRYEGEAGVVLTRFAEAENNRELWIRGWDVLSHCFDVLAGMDTSKFPDWNDADRLPLRKAYDRAKSVLAMK, encoded by the coding sequence ATGAACAAGACTCACTGGCCGCGCGTGGAAGAACTGTTTCACGAGTTGGCCGATGCCCCTGAACCCGAACGCGCCGCCCGGCTCGCCGGAGAGCTGGAGGAAGTGCGTGCTGCCGTGTTGCGGCTGCTGGCCACCGAAGGTGGCGACGCGGTGATCACAACGACCGTGAAGAAGGCGGCGCGCATGGTCACGCTACCCGAGAAGCGGATCGGCGCCTATGAGATTCTCCATGAGATCGGGCATGGCGGCATGGGAGCAGTCTATCTCGGCAGGCGGGCAGACTCTACTTACGAGAAGCAGGTCGCAATCAAGTTCGTTCGCAGTGGAATGGATTCGCCGCTCCTCCGCCAGCGCTTTGAAGCGGAACGGCGCATTCTGGCCCGCCTCGAACACCCTTACATCGCCAGACTCCTCGATGCCGGCACCGCGGCCAATGGACAGCCTTACTTCGTCATGGAATACGTCGAAGGCAAACCCGTGGGCCAATGGGCAGCGGAACAACACGTATCTCTCCGGGCGCGCGTGGAACTGTTCGTAAAGGTCTGTGAGGCCGTGCTTTATGCCCATCAGAATCTGGTGGTTCACCGCGACCTGAAGCCGACCAACATTCTGGTGACTCAGGAGGGGATTCCGAAATTGCTGGATTTCGGAATCGCAAAACTCCTCGAAGAAGAAGGCGGCGCACAGGCAACCGTGTTGCGGATTCTGACTCCGGACTACGCCAGTCCGGAGCAGGCGCGCGGCGACGCCGTCAGCGTCGCTTCCGATGTCTATAGTCTTGGCGCCGTCCTATACGAATTGCTGGCAGGAGAACCGCCCTTTCAACTGGCAGGACTTTCCCCCGCAGAAAGTGAACGGCAAGTCTGTTATTCGGATGCGCCCAAGCCGAGCCTGAAAGCTCCCAGTCTGGCGGGCGACCTCGATACGGTCATCCTGAAAACGCTGCGCAAGGATCCCGCAGAGCGCTATGAGGGCGTGGGCGAGCTTCGTGCCGATCTACTTCGCTATCTCGAAGGCAAACCAGTGACGGCGCGGCAGTATACGATCCGTCAACGCGCCATGAAATGGGTGAGACGGCATCGAACGGTAACGGTGGCAAGCGCGGCCATGGTGCTGAGTATCGTAGTTGGGTCTGGCATGGCGCTTTGGTCCGCACACGATGCCCAAGAGGCGCGTAAATTAGCCGAGCGCGAGCGGCAGCGTGCGGAGTTGAAATCCGAGGAAGCGGAGTGGAAAGCCGCAGAAGCGTTGGAGCAGCGCCGCATCGCCAATGACTTGCGCGATATGGCCGAGCAGCGCTTTGAAGAGCAACGAAAACTGGTAGGCGATTCGTTACGCAACTTCTACGATACCGTCGAACGTCTGCCCGGCAGCACGCAAGCGCGGCTGCAATTGTTGACCCTTGCGGCAGGGGCGGTGGAGAAGCTGGCCAAGGAAGAACCGGATGACGCGCGTCTCCAGATCGACTTGGCCGCCTACTACCAACGCCTCGGTGAAGTGCTGGGTGCGGCATCCCGTGCCAGCATGGGCGACCGGCGAGCCGCGATGGCAGAGTACCAGAAGGCACTCTCACTCCTCAACAAACTGAAGGCCAAGACACCGGAAGACCTGGCGGTCTGGAAGGCATTGTCGGCGATCCACGAGAGAATCGCCACCTTGGAGGCCTATATTTCGGCAGAGCCAAAGGCTTCTGTAGAAACCAGTAAGCTTGCGGTGAAAGAAGCCGAGTATGTCTTGCGCACCGCACCGGCAGACCCCGCAGGCAATCTATTACTTGTGTCCGCGCTTGTGAATCCGCACGCGGCGCTGTACCGGCGTGATCCGAGACTGGTGGATGTCGTCGGCTTCAGCCGTGCTGAGAAAATCCTCCTGCAGCGTCTCCAGCAGACTCCCGAGGATCTCGATGCAAAATCAAGACTTTCCATGGTGCAGTCGATCCAGGGAAACATCCTGGTGCAACAGCTCAATCTCCCGGCAGCACTCGAGCGACTGACCAAGGTAAAGAAGATGCGCGAGGAGATTGTGCGTGCGGCACCGAATGATTCGGAAGTCAAACGCAGTCTCATGATGACGAATAGTCACATCGCTGATGTCTACGTCCGCATGAACCGGATTAATGATCCTGGCTCTTATGCCGCCAATGAAGCAATGGCACAGCTGGGGGCAGAACTCGCACAAGAAGACCCGGATAACGTGACCGCGCAATACGACTACGCCATGAGCCTGACTCGTGTCGCCAGCTTCCATCGCAGGATGAAAGACTATCCCAAAGCTCTGGCCGGAACCGAGAAGTCGCTCGCCATTCTCGAAACCTTGAAGAAGGGCGAGAGCAAGAACCGGGTATTCGTCGCGCAATACTTCGGAGCGCTGAATAACTTCGCAGATACTCTGCGAGACTCCGGCCGCACCAGTGACGCATTGAAAGCCTATCGCCGCCAGGCGCAGGAATGGGAAGCCCTTCCGCCAACAAATGAGGACTTATTAACCGGGACCCAGCGGATCCGATCCTACCAACGTTATGCGGATGCACTTGCGAATGTGGGCGACCGCCAAGCACTCGACTACGCCAGCCGCGTCATTGAAGAAGCTCGTGACCTTGAAATCAAGAATCAAAAAGATGATTTCACTTACATTCGGATCTTGCGATACGAAGGGGAAGCAGGCGTGGTCCTGACCCGCTTTGCAGAAGCCGAGAATAACCGGGAACTCTGGATTCGCGGCTGGGACGTCCTCTCTCATTGCTTCGATGTACTGGCCGGAATGGATACCAGCAAGTTTCCAGATTGGAATGACGCCGATCGTCTTCCCTTGCGCAAGGCTTATGACCGAGCAAAGTCCGTGCTAGCTATGAAATAA
- a CDS encoding c-type cytochrome domain-containing protein — MPRSTGWLFLLSTATMAAAPSYYRDVRPLLQKNCAGCHQPSAKASGLDLTSYAAFAAGGKKGPAFAAGKADESLTIQYLTGAAQPRMPLGVAPLSPADVQVFRDWIQAGAKDDTPASVDDNRPSVYLQPPVITSLRFSPDGKQIAVSGNREVLLHRVSGEGAPIRLHGKAERILSLAFSSDGKLLIAGGGTPAQFGEVQIWDAPNGKLLRTAVLTNDTVFGASLAPDASKIAVGAADNTVHVFETATAKELYKIGNHEDWVLSTVFGVDSKRFVSVSRDRAAKIIDANSGAFLENANLLKSELYAIARHPKKDIVVFGGEDRYPYVYLLDRPRNMKIADDTTLVRRIERQDGPITALDWSGDGKLIAVAGQSPKVNLYDADTGDHKLSCTGHTAGIYALSFSSDGTRLATGGFDGKVRIYSTADCSLVREFVPVPITATLTAGAK; from the coding sequence ATGCCCCGATCGACCGGTTGGCTTTTCCTGCTCAGCACGGCGACGATGGCCGCCGCGCCCAGCTACTATCGCGACGTCCGTCCTCTCCTGCAGAAGAACTGTGCCGGCTGTCATCAGCCCTCTGCCAAAGCGTCCGGCCTGGATTTAACCAGCTACGCCGCCTTTGCCGCTGGTGGGAAAAAAGGTCCGGCCTTTGCCGCTGGCAAAGCGGATGAGAGTCTCACCATCCAATATTTGACGGGCGCCGCCCAACCGAGAATGCCCCTCGGGGTTGCCCCGCTCAGCCCGGCTGACGTACAGGTGTTCCGCGATTGGATCCAGGCAGGGGCCAAAGACGACACGCCCGCGAGCGTGGATGACAATCGCCCAAGCGTCTACTTGCAGCCACCCGTCATCACGAGCTTGCGCTTCAGCCCCGACGGCAAGCAGATCGCAGTCTCCGGCAACCGGGAAGTGCTGCTTCATCGCGTGTCGGGCGAAGGTGCGCCAATTCGATTGCATGGAAAGGCGGAGCGGATTCTTTCTCTTGCGTTTTCAAGTGATGGCAAGCTCCTGATCGCTGGCGGTGGAACGCCCGCTCAGTTCGGCGAAGTGCAGATCTGGGACGCACCGAATGGCAAGCTCCTGCGAACAGCCGTCCTGACCAACGATACGGTCTTCGGCGCCTCCCTAGCTCCTGATGCCTCCAAGATCGCGGTCGGTGCAGCCGACAACACCGTACATGTTTTTGAGACGGCAACAGCCAAGGAGCTCTACAAGATCGGCAACCACGAGGACTGGGTGCTCTCCACCGTCTTTGGCGTCGACTCCAAACGCTTTGTGTCCGTCAGCCGGGACCGCGCAGCGAAGATCATCGACGCGAATTCTGGAGCCTTTCTGGAGAACGCCAATCTCCTCAAGAGCGAACTCTATGCCATCGCCCGTCACCCCAAGAAGGACATCGTTGTCTTCGGAGGCGAGGACCGTTACCCCTATGTCTACCTGCTCGACCGTCCACGCAACATGAAGATCGCCGATGACACCACCCTGGTGCGCCGCATCGAGCGGCAGGATGGGCCCATCACGGCACTCGATTGGTCTGGCGATGGAAAGCTGATCGCCGTCGCCGGACAGTCTCCCAAGGTGAATCTCTATGACGCTGATACCGGAGACCACAAGCTAAGCTGTACAGGGCATACGGCTGGCATCTATGCCTTGTCCTTCAGCTCAGACGGAACCCGCCTCGCCACGGGCGGCTTCGATGGAAAGGTCCGCATCTATTCGACTGCGGATTGCTCGCTCGTCCGGGAATTCGTACCCGTACCGATCACCGCCACGCTGACAGCAGGTGCCAAATGA